One genomic region from Hirundo rustica isolate bHirRus1 chromosome 5, bHirRus1.pri.v3, whole genome shotgun sequence encodes:
- the PRKG2 gene encoding cGMP-dependent protein kinase 2 isoform X3 codes for MGNGLVKPKHLRQPNRHVANLAIGCAASHKFLMDPCLGINVINGQADVLCSKVIELEKELKRKDQQLQESENHVSELQEQLAMQTKVIAELTKELQSKCIQLNKLQDVVSTQGECSLQPSPFKVPADRRRGAKEGVSAEPTTRLCDLSRQTMFSLEKATVRKDSSEKKLITDALNRNQFLKRLEPHQTRDMVECMYERTFQQGSYVIRQGEPGNHIFVLKEGSLEVFQQNKLLSSIPVWTAFGELAILYNCTRTASVKAITNVKTWALDREVFQNIMRVTAQTRQEQYRNFLRSVSLLKNLPEDKLTKIMDCLEVEYYDKGDYVIREGEEGNTFFIIAKGKVIVTQSTTDHSEPQVIKNLHKGDYFGEKALISDDVRSANVIADEYNVECLVIDRETFNQTVGTYEELQTYLEGYVANLAQADERRHAKGRSFCGQLTKEVSLEMIELKEKVAQFPPSPFQNLEVVTTLGVGGFGRVELVKVKNENMAFAMKCIKKKHVVDTKQQEHIYSEKKILEQICSPFVVKLYRTFKDNKYVYMLLEACLGGELWSLLRDRGSFDEFTTKFCVGCVTEAFDYLHQIGIIYRDLKPENLILDAEGYIKLVDFGFAKKIGSGQKTWTFCGTPEYVAPEVILSKGHDFSVDFWSLGILVYELLTGSPPFSGADQMMTYNLILKGIEKLDFPKIITRRPEDLIRRLCRQNPTERLGNLRNGINDIKKHRWLSGFNWDGLKVRKLTSPLKRELSGPTDYSYFDSYPPEVGSPPDELSGWDKDF; via the exons ATGGGGAACGGATTAGTGAAGCCCAAGCACCTGAGGCAGCCGAATAGGCACGTGGCAAACCTCGCTAttggctgtgctgccagccacAAGTTTCTGATGGACCCATGCCTAGGCATCAATGTGATCAATGGGCAAGCTGATGTCCTCTGCAGCAAGGTAATTGAACTGGAAAAGGAGCTGAAGAGAAAAGATCAGCAGCTGCAAGAGAGTGAAAACCATGTTTCTGAGCTTCAGGAGCAGCTGGCTATGCAGACTAAGGTCATAGCAGAACTCACCAAGGAGCTTCAGAGCAAGTGTATACAGTTGAACAAGCTGCAGGATGTTGTTAGCACTCAAGGAGAGTGCTCTCTTCAGCCTTCTCCATTTAAAGTTCCTGCTGATAGGAGGAGGGGAGCCAAGGAAGGTGTATCTGCAGAGCCAACAACACGACTGTGTGATTTGAGCAGGCAAACTATGTTTTCCCTTGAAAAAGCAACAGTCCGAAAGGATTCCAG TGAGAAGAAGCTTATCACAGATGCTCTGAATAGAAACCAGTTCCTGAAGAGACTGGAGCCTCACCAGACACGAGACATGGTGGAATGTATGTACGAGAGGACGTTCCAGCAAGGGAGCTACGTCATCAGACAGGGAGAACCgggaaatcacatttttgtgCTCAAAG AGGGCAGTCTGGAAGTCTTTCAGCAGAATAAACTACTCTCCTCAATACCTGTGTGGACAGCATTTGGTGAACTGGCCATTTTATACAACTGCACACGGACGGCTTCTGTGAAAG cAATCACTAACGTTAAAACATGGGCACTGGACAGAGAAGTGTTTCAAAATATCATGAGAGTGACAGCACAAACTAGACAAGAGCAGTACAGAAACTTCCTTAGAAG tGTGTCCCTGCTGAAAAACTTACCTGAAGATAAATTAACCAAGATCATGGACTGTCTGGAAGTG GAATATTATGACAAGGGAGATTATGTTATTcgggaaggagaagaaggaaacaccTTCTTTATAATAGCGAAAGGAAAG GTGATAGTTACCCAGAGTACCACGGACCACTCAGAGCCTCAGGTGATTAAAAATCTACACAAAGGAGATTACTTCGGAGAAAAGGCTCTCATTAG TGACGACGTCAGATCAGCAAATGTTATTGCAGATGAGTACAACGTGGAGTGCCTCGTCATAGACAGAGA GACATTTAATCAAACGGTTGGGACTTACGAGGAGCTGCAAACTTACCTGGAAGGTTATGTGGCTAACCTGGCCCAGGCTGATGAAAGGCGACATGCAAA GGGAAGATCATTCTGTGGACAGTTGACCAAAGAGGTGTCTTTGGAGATGATAGAGCTGAAGGAGAAAGTGGCCCAgttccctccttccccattCCAGAATTTAGAAGTTGTCACAACTCTGGGTGTTGGTGGGTTCGGAAGGGTTGAGCTT GTTAAAGTTAAAAATGAGAATATGGCTTTTGCTATGAAATGTATAAAGAAGAAACACGTAGTGGACACCAAACAGCAAGAGCATATCTATTCTGAGAAGAAAATCCTTGAGCAGATATGTTCTCCATTCGTTGTAAA GCTGTATCGCACATTCAAGGATAACAAATACGTGTACATGCTCCTGGAGGCTTGCCTTGGAGGGGAGTTGTGGAGCTTGCTGAGAGACAG aggcAGCTTTGATGAATTCACCACCAAGTTTTGTGTTGGGTGTGTGACAGAGGCTTTTGACTATCTGCATCAAATAGGAATTATCTACAGAGACCTGAAGCCAGAAAATTTAATTCTGGATGCCGAAGGTTATATAAAATTG GTTGATTTTGGATTTGCAAAGAAGATTGGATCAGGGCAGAAAACCTGGACGTTTTGTGGAACCCCTGAGTATGTTGCCCCTGAAGTCATTCTGAGCAAAGGCCATGACTTCAGCGTGGATTTTTGGTCCCTTGGGATTCTTGTGTATGAACTCCTCACTGGCAG cCCACCATTCTCTGGGGCTGATCAAATGATGACATATAATTTGATTCTCAAAGGCATCGAAAAGCTGGATTTTCCCAAAATAATAACGAGGCGACCTGAGGATTTGATCCGCAGACTCTGCAG gcaAAACCCTACAGAAAGATTAGGCAATTTGAGGAATGGAATAAATGACATCAAGAAACACAG GTGGTTGAGTGGTTTTAACTGGGATGGTCTGAAAGTGAGGAAATTAACATCACCTTTAAAAAGAGAG TTGTCTGGACCGACTGATTACAGCTACTTTGACAGCTATCCACCCGAAGTGGGAAGCCCTCCAGATGAACTTTCAGGCTGGGACAAGGATTTCTGA